The sequence CAATGTCAAATCCTATGATTTGATCGAGCCACATACTGCAAAGTATGTTTATGCTATCGGAATGGGCCAGTCCAATTTTCCAAAAGTTGCTAAGAATACCAGTCTATTGACAGAAGAAGAGATGGAAAAAGTCAATCTTGTCTCGGCTAGTTCTTCACGTTTTGATTTGGTCAGTCGAGAGAATATCAAGAAGAACCATGCAGCCATGATGTCTCTGCTGAATGCTGCGACGGAACAGTTAGTTATTTCAACTCCTCAGATTTATAACGAAGGCGAAGATAGTCTCTCCCCTTATATTAAAATTCTCCAAAAAATGGGGCTGAAATCCGAAGAACGTGGTCGGATTAAAACACTTAGTCCGCAAGACATCGGTCACTACAAGAGTCTCTTATCCCGTTTGATTGAGTCGGAAAGACCATCTCTTGATAACGAAGAATGGGAAGGGCAGACGGCCTTCTGGACAGTCTTGGTTCGCCATTTGAAGAAAAAATTGGAGTCGCAAGGCATTGAAATTCCGACCATTACTGGCGAAATTACTTCTAAACAGCTTGCAGCTGATACCTTGGCTGCTTTATATCCAGAGGATAAGCCGCTCAATCTTTCCGCATCCAGCTTGACCAATTTCTACAATAACCAATATCTTTACTTTGTCCGTAATGTTCTTCGCTTGCGGGAACAGGAATCCATCCATCCGACTGCCTTTCAGCATGGTTTGTTCTTGCATCGGATTTTTGAACGAGTGGTCATGGATCAATCTGAGCTAGATTTTGATCAAAAAGTGGACAAGGCCATCCTGCGTACACGTGATGAGGCAGAATTTGCTATGTTTTATAACCAAGATGCGGATGCTCGCTATACGGAGGAGGTGCTGGATAAGATTGCTCGTTCCAGTGCAACTATTTTGCGGGATAATGATTTGGTTGAAATTGATGGTCAGGAAAAGAGTTTCCGTCAGGATAAGGCGCTGGTTTTTGACCTTCAAAATGGCAAGAGTGTGCATGTAAATGGTACAATTGACCGCTTGGATACCTTACAAATCAATCAGGCTGTTGGTGTTGTGGATTACAAGTCCAGCGACCAATCTTTTTCAGTTGGGGATTTTTACAATGGTCTAAAACCTCAGTTGGTGACCTACCTGGCAGCCTTACAAGAGCTGGATGAAACCAAGGATAAACCTGTTTTTGGAGCTATGTATTTGCATTTGCAGGATCCGATTATCAAATTAAAAGACACGAAGAATTTAGAACAGCTAGAAGGAGCTGCCAATACGAGCTTGGTTTACAAGGGGCTTTTCTTGAAGGAGGAAAGTCTGGGGCTCAATCATTTTTATCAGACTCGTAACCAACTCTACACGGAAGAAGAGTTTGCGGTTTTATTGAACCACAACCAAGAACTCTACAAACAAGCTGCCAAGGACATCCTGGATGGTCGCTTTGCTATTAACCCTTATACCAAAGATGGGCGTTCGGTGGCAGGTGAGCAGCTGAAGGCAATCACTGGTTTTGAGGCGGATCGGCACATGGGCATGGCGCGGCGGTTGATCAAGGAGGCCAAGCGTCAAGATTGGATGGAACGAATGAAAGGAGGTCAGGACTAATGGCTTTTGAACAATTTTTAAGCGCGGAAGAAATCAAGGCTGTGCAGCTGGCGGAAGCCAATTCTGATAAGCAACAAAAACGCACACCTGAGCAGATTGAAGCCATCTACACGCACGGTCAGAATGTTCTGGTCTCTGCTTCGGCTGGGTCAGGAAAGACCTTTGTTATGGTTCAACGGATTTTGGATAAGTTGAAGCGTGGTGTGGGAATCGACCAGCTCTTTATCTCAACCTTTACAGTCAAAGCGGCTGGTGAATTGAAGGAGCGGATTGAGAAAAATCTCAATGAAACCATTGCGGAGACGACCGATATGGAATTGCGTCGGCATTTGTCGGCCCAGTTGGCGGATTTGACCAAGGCGGATATTGGGACCATGGACTCCTTTACGCAGAAATTGGTCACAACCTACGGTTATAGCCTTGGTATTTCTCCACAGTTTCGGATTTTACAGGATGAGACAGAAAAAGCGAGTCTGAAAAAAGAGGTTTTTGACCAGCTCTTTGCAGATTATCTCGAAGAGGATGAAAATGGTACATTCCGCAAACTGGTTCGCAATTTTTCGGGCAACCGCAAGGATAATAGTGGTTTTCGTCAGGTTGTCTATCAGGTGCATGATTTTAGCCAATCGACGAGCAGTCCAACTAAATGGCTGAAAGAGCAGGCTGTTCAAGCTGATTTGTATAGTCAAGAGCGTATAGAGCAGATCTTAGAGCAAGGCTTTAAGGAAAAAGTATTAGACAAGCTCTATCAAGCTACAGATTTCTTCCGCTACCATGTGGAATGGGGCAGAAATGACTTTGGTTCCGCCAAGTATTTTGCCAATGTGGAAGAAGTCTTGGATTTGTTGACGGGTTTAGATAGTCTGGACCAGAAGGACTTGATGGAGCGGGTTGAAAGAATTCTTCTCATCAATGACCAGTCCAGAGGCAAGGGCTTGACCAATGCCAATCGACCAAAAGATGAGCATTTGATAGCCTTTAAAGAAGAATACAATGCTGGCAAGAGCCAGATTATCTCAGGACTTAGAGATTTGGGTCAGGAAGTTTATGAATTGACCCTGCTGAAAGATTATCAGGCTCAAGCTTTGCCACTGCTTGTATTATTACGTGACTTTGTCTTGGATTTTTCGCAGGCTTATCTGGATGTCAAAATCAAGGAAGCAGCCTTTGAATTTGGCGATATTGGGCATTTCGCTATTCGTATTTTAGAAGAAAATGCGGACATTCGCCAGTTTTTCCAAGAAAAATACCACGAAGTCATGGTGGACGAGTACCAGGATAACAACCATAGCCAAGAGCGGATGTTGGACTTGCTGTCTAACGGGCATAATCGCTTTATGGTGGGTGACATTAAGCAGTCCATCTATCGATTCCGTCAGGCTGATCCGATGATTTTCCAAGAGAAATTTGAACTGTATCAGGCAAATCCTCAGGCTGGGAAATTGATTCTGCTCAAGGAAAACTTCCGTAGTCAGATTGAGGTCTTGGAGGCAACAAATGCTATTTTCACGCGCCTAATGGACCGTCAAGTAGGGGAAATCAAATATGACGACACCCACAGTCTAGTGGCTGGAAGTCCTGGCCAAAAAATTGCCCAGCCCAAGCATGAGATGGAATACTTGATTTACGACCAGCAGGAGAGCGCACATTCATCAGCGGATGCTGAGGAGGAAACTCCTCTGACTGCTGGTGAAATTGAAGTCGTTGCAAAAGAGATTATTCGTCTCCATAATGAAGAAGGCGCAGACTTCAAAGACATCACTCTCTTGGTGCAAAAACGAACGCACAACGACCTCATTATGTCCATTTTTGAAAAACACGGGATTCCTATTGTGGCAGATGGCGGAGCAGCCTCCTATCTGCAATCTTTAGAAGTCATGATTATGCTGGATACCTTGCGGGTTATCAATAATCCACTCAATGACTATGCCTTGGTTGCACTGCTAAAATCGCCTATGTTCCGATTCGATGAGGATGAACTGACACGGATTTCCTTGCAGGCTGGGACAGGTTTCTTTTACCAGAAAATGGAAATAGCCCAGCAAGCAAGTGGGCAACATCCTGAACTGATGTCAGGAGAGTTGAAGAAGAAAATCAAGGATTTCTTATCTATTTTGGAAAACTGGCGTGCCTTTGCCAAACTGCATTCTATCTATGACTTGATTTGGAAGATTTTCAATGAAAAATTCTACTATGACTATGTCGGTGCTCTTCCAAATGGCAGCAAGCGTCAGGCCAATCTATATGCACTAGGTCTGCGTGCCAACCAGTTTGAAAAAACTGGCTACAAGGGCTTGTCCCGCTTCATCGCCATGATTGACCGTGCCTTAGCAAATGATAAGGATTTGGCAGATGTACAAGAGTTTCTACCGCAAAATGCTGTTCAGCTGATGACCATTCATAAGTCAAAAGGTTTGGAGTTCAAATATGTCTTCCTCATGAACATCGATAAGCGATTCAACTTGGAAGACCATTACCAGTCCGTCATCATCAGCCGGAAAAATGGTCTAGGTATCCAATATTTAGCGGATATGAAAGATAAGGTAAATAGCCCATTGCCTCAGGTGCGAGTCTTAATGAACACCCTCCCTTATCAAAATAATCTCCAAGAGCTAAAAATTGCTAATCTTTCGGAACAAATGCGGTTGCTTTATGTTGCACTAACGCGTGCAGAGAAGAAGCTGTATCTGGTTGGAAAGGGCAATGCTGACAAGTTAGCTGAAAAATACGATGGTAAAAAGGAAAATGGCGTACTAGCCCAATCAACTCGCGAAAGCATGGTGACCTTCCAAGACTGGATTCTAGCCATTGATGAGACCTTCTCAGGAGAAGACTTGCACTTCAAGAAAGTCTTTGTGACGGATGAGGATTTGACAGATGAGAAGATTGGTAAACTTATATTGAAGAATAAGCTAGAAGACGCCAGCCTTAAAGATATTCGTCAATCCGAAGATATTGTGCAGGCCTTGGACCAGTTGTCTTCTGTCCAAGAGTTGAACGAACGCTATAAGGCTGCCATCGAATTACCAAGTTTACGCACTCCAAGTCAGATCAAAAAACTTTATGAACCAATCTTGGAACAAGAAGGCATGGAAGTTATGGAAAAATACCAGTCAAAACGGACCTTTGCCTTACCAGATTTTTCCAAGAAACCCAAAATAACTGGAGCTCAAGTCGGTTCAGCAGTCCATGAACTCATGCAACGCTTAGATCTGTCTTGGTTGGTGACAGAAGATACGGTAAGAGAAGCACTAGAAGCTGTTCATGCTGAGCAAGCGGTTAAAGACAAAATCAATGTTCAGATGATTTTAGATTTCTTTGATACAGACTTAGGAAGAGAAATTCTAGCCAATACGGACAAACTCCACCGAGAGGCTCCATTTGCAAGTTTGCAGACAGATCCTGTATCGCAGGAACAATTTGTCCTTCGTGGGATTATCGATGGCTACCTACTATATGAGGATCACATCGTTCTGTTTGACTATAAGACAGACCGGTATGATCAGCCGAGTCTTTTACGGGAACGCTATTACTCACAGATGCAACTCTATGCGGAGGCATTAAAAAAAGCCTACAAGATAGAGCGAGTTGACTGTCATTTGATTTTGTTGGGTGGAGAAACCATTCAAGTTGTTCATGTTTTTTAAAGGGGGAAAAGATGGAACGGACATTTTTTATCATAAAGCCTGATGCAGTTGCGCGTGGCTTAGTTGGTCAGGTGATTGAACGAATCGAGAGACGTGGCTTCAACCTAGAAGCCCTTAGCATGATGACTGCCAGTCCAGAGTTGATTGCGCAGCATTACGAGCATTTGGCAGACAAGCCATTCTTTCTGCTTTTGGTTCAGTATATGACAAGTGGACCTGTGATTGCAGGAATTCTAACTGGACCAGAGGTTATCAAATCTTGGCGAGATATGATGGGGGCAACCAATCCCCTTCAAGCCTTGCCAGGAACTATTCGTGGAGATTTTGCGACAGCACCGGTTGATGGCATTGTTGCCAATGTCGTTCACGGCTCCGATAGTGCAGAAGCAGCCGAACGTGAGATTGGTCTTTGGTTGGGGAAATAGCAGAGCAGTTCAACAACAGCAATCCTACTCAAAGTTTGTGTCAACATCTCAGCGCAGTGGTTGATTGGCAGATTTGTTCGTGTTTTACACTCCAAATCTGTCCTAATCAACTATGCGGGGGTGGGAAGACGAACTCTTCTATGAATGCAGGAGTTCTTTCCCACTCCCGTTTTTCTTATGGCAAGTTCTTGGTATTTCTGATATAATAAAGAGTAATACCCTTGTAGAGGAAGAAACATGAATTTAGAATATTTGAAAAAACGACAGGAGAAAATTCGTAATTTCTCCATCATTGCCCACATCGACCATGGTAAATCAACCTTGGCTGACCGTATTCTTGAGAAGACAGAAACGGTTTCTAGCCGTGAAATGCAGGCCCAGTTGCTTGATAGTATGGATTTGGAGCGTGAGCGTGGTATCACCATTAAATTGAATGCTATCGAACTCAATTATACAGCTAAAGATGGAGAGACTTATATTTTCCACTTGATTGACACACCAGGACACGTGGACTTTACCTATGAAGTATCCCGTTCCCTTGCGGCCTGTGAGGGTGCGATTCTGGTGGTGGATGCTGCTCAGGGGATTGAAGCACAGACCTTGGCCAACGTTTATCTGGCCCTTGACAATGACTTAGAAATCTTGCCTATCATTAACAAGATTGACCTACCAGCAGCAGACCCAGAGCGTGTTCGTCAGGAAATCGAAGATGTGATTGGTTTGGATGCATCAGAAGCAGTGCCAACATCAGCTAAGGCAGGTATTGGTATCGAGGAAATCTTGGAGCAAATCGTAGAAAAGGTTCCAGCACCGACTGGTGATGTCGAAGCTCCATTGCAGGCCTTGATTTTTGACTCTGTCTATGACCCTTATCGTGGGGTTATCCTTCAAGTCCGTATCGTCAATGGTGTCGTGAAGCCAGGTGATACCATTCAGATGATGAGCAACGGCAAGACTTTTGATGTGACAGAAGTCGGAATTTTTACGCCAAAAGCCATTGGTCGTGATTTCCTAGCAGTTGGAGATGTTGGATATATCGCAGCTTCTATCAAAACTGTGGCTGATACCCGTGTCGGTGATACAGTGACCTTGGCGGAAAATCCTGCCAGCGAGCCACTTGCAGGCTACAAGCAGATGAACCCAATGGTCTTTGCGGGTATCTATCCAATTGATTCCAACAAGTACAATGACCTCCGTGAAGCCTTGGAAAAGCTCCAGCTCAACGATGCCAGCTTGCAGTTCGAACCTGAAACATCGCAGGCCCTCGGCTTTGGTTTCCGTTGTGGCTTCTTAGGTCTCTTGCACATGGATGTTATTCAAGAACGTATTGAGCGCGAATTTAACATTGATCTCATCATGACAGCACCGTCGGTAGTTTACCATGTTAACATGACGGACGGTGAAATGATTGATGTAGCCAACCCGTCCGAATTCCCAGACCCAACCAAAATTGCCACGATCGAAGAACCATATGTTAAGGCACAAATCATGGTACCGCAGGAATACGTCGGTGCGGTCATGGAATTGGCCCAACGCAAACGTGGTGACTTTGTGACTATGGATTATATTGATGATAACCGTGTCAATGTTATCTACCAAATTCCACTTGCGGAGATTGTTTTTGACTTCTTTGACAAGCTTAAGTCATCCACTCGAGGTTATGCCAGCTTTGACTATGAGATTTCGGAATACCGTTCATCCAAGTTGGTGAAAATGGATATTCTCCTCAATGGGGATAAGGTTGATGCTCTCAGCTTTATTGTCCACAAGGAATTTGCTTATGAACGTGGGAAAATCATCGTTGATAAACTCAAGAAAATCATTCCTCGTCAACAGTTTGAAGTGCCAATCCAAGCTGCTATCGGTCAGAAAATCGTGGCCCGTAGCGACATCAAGGCCCTTCGCAAAAACGTTTTGGCCAAGTGTTATGGTGGTGACGTTTCCCGTAAACGCAAACTCCTAGAAAAACAAAAAGCCGGTAAAAAACGCATGAAAGCCATCGGCTCTGTCGAAGTCCCACAAGAAGCCTTCCTCAGCGTCCTCAGCATGGATGAAGATGATAAGAAATAAAAAGGTCCAGTGGACCTTTTTATCATGAGCTTGAAAAAAACGAGAGCGAATTAAGGTCCAGTGGAGTGAAACAGTCTAGGAATAGACTGTTTCAGCCCGAGCCTAGAAATGCAAGAGCGAGGCTCAGGCATGAACTTGAAAAAACGAGAGCGAATTAAGGTCCAGTGGAGTGAAACAGTCTGGGAATAGACTGTTTCAGCCCGAGCCTAGAAATATAAGAGCGAGGATCAGACATGAGCTTGAAAAAACGAGAGCGAATTAAGGTCCAGTGGACCTTTTTGTCATGTTTTTATTACTATCTAGAAGATACTTTCTAAATTGTGATGCAAATCAAATGTCTGACATGTTCACTTAATTAAAAGTTGAATAAATTCAAGGAGTTTACGAACAAAAAACATTTTTAACATGGCAAACAAAGTTTTTTGCTAATTTTCAATTTTAAAATATAAGATAACAAAGTTTTTTGCTAATTTTTAAATTTATAATATAGGAAATAAACTAGTTTTGCTTGTTTTAATTTTTTAAAATACCTTCCCTGAGATAATTTCAGATTTAAAAATATAAAATTAGTCACAGAAAAACAGTTACTTACTTTCAAGAAAAGAAATGACATGCAATACTTCCATTTTCAATCGATCATATGATAAACTAGTATATAGTAAGCAAGTAGTCTTGACTGCTCTGCTATTTTTAAAATAAACCGAAAAGAAAATGGTGCGAAGAAGAAGATGCTTAGCTCGAAAGACCGTCAGTTATTGAATCAAAAATTAAGCCAGGTACAGCAGACAATAGTAGCAAATGCCCAATACCAGGCAACAGTAACCCAGCATGAGGCCAACAAAAATCGAATCAATGATATTTTGATTGCTATGATTCAAGAAGACGATCCGGAAAGGATTGAGCTGTTAGCTCAACTGTTGAAGAAGCAGACCGAACAGGCGCAGGCATTTGTCGATGACTGGAATCGGCAGGTGGCAAGAGATGAGAGAAGTTTGAAGTTGAAAACACTTGGCTTGTTGACCTTTTTATCACTTATCCTCCTCCCGATCTTTCCGATTGTACCTATCGGTATGGTTATTTATTTGATTATTTGGTTGTTGTATGCCTATATTATCAAGGCCAATCACTACTAATCTATGCTATACTAGTCCTATGAAACAAGAAATTGATTTAGAAAAATACCACCAGCTTGCCTTGCAAAAACAAGCTGAACACCGTAAGTTTTTGGCTTCCTTGAAGAAGAAACCACCGAAAAATTTGGACAAAATTGTGCAGCAAGTTCATACGGAAGTGTTTAATGAAATTGACTGTACTGCCTGTGCCAATTGCTGTAAGACCTTAGGTCCTCTTTTTACGGAGGCGGATATTACACGAATTGCCAAGTATTTTAAGATGCGACTACCTGCTTTTGAGGAAATGTACTTGAGGGTCGATGAAGACAATGACAAGGTTTTTAAATCGATGCCCTGTCCATTTTTAGGTGGCGATAATCTCTGTTCAATTTATGATGTACGTCCTAAGGCCTGTCGAGAATTTCCTCATACGGACCGCAAAAAGATCTACCAGATCAATCATCTGACGATG is a genomic window of Streptococcus sp. 29896 containing:
- the addA gene encoding helicase-exonuclease AddAB subunit AddA — protein: MAFEQFLSAEEIKAVQLAEANSDKQQKRTPEQIEAIYTHGQNVLVSASAGSGKTFVMVQRILDKLKRGVGIDQLFISTFTVKAAGELKERIEKNLNETIAETTDMELRRHLSAQLADLTKADIGTMDSFTQKLVTTYGYSLGISPQFRILQDETEKASLKKEVFDQLFADYLEEDENGTFRKLVRNFSGNRKDNSGFRQVVYQVHDFSQSTSSPTKWLKEQAVQADLYSQERIEQILEQGFKEKVLDKLYQATDFFRYHVEWGRNDFGSAKYFANVEEVLDLLTGLDSLDQKDLMERVERILLINDQSRGKGLTNANRPKDEHLIAFKEEYNAGKSQIISGLRDLGQEVYELTLLKDYQAQALPLLVLLRDFVLDFSQAYLDVKIKEAAFEFGDIGHFAIRILEENADIRQFFQEKYHEVMVDEYQDNNHSQERMLDLLSNGHNRFMVGDIKQSIYRFRQADPMIFQEKFELYQANPQAGKLILLKENFRSQIEVLEATNAIFTRLMDRQVGEIKYDDTHSLVAGSPGQKIAQPKHEMEYLIYDQQESAHSSADAEEETPLTAGEIEVVAKEIIRLHNEEGADFKDITLLVQKRTHNDLIMSIFEKHGIPIVADGGAASYLQSLEVMIMLDTLRVINNPLNDYALVALLKSPMFRFDEDELTRISLQAGTGFFYQKMEIAQQASGQHPELMSGELKKKIKDFLSILENWRAFAKLHSIYDLIWKIFNEKFYYDYVGALPNGSKRQANLYALGLRANQFEKTGYKGLSRFIAMIDRALANDKDLADVQEFLPQNAVQLMTIHKSKGLEFKYVFLMNIDKRFNLEDHYQSVIISRKNGLGIQYLADMKDKVNSPLPQVRVLMNTLPYQNNLQELKIANLSEQMRLLYVALTRAEKKLYLVGKGNADKLAEKYDGKKENGVLAQSTRESMVTFQDWILAIDETFSGEDLHFKKVFVTDEDLTDEKIGKLILKNKLEDASLKDIRQSEDIVQALDQLSSVQELNERYKAAIELPSLRTPSQIKKLYEPILEQEGMEVMEKYQSKRTFALPDFSKKPKITGAQVGSAVHELMQRLDLSWLVTEDTVREALEAVHAEQAVKDKINVQMILDFFDTDLGREILANTDKLHREAPFASLQTDPVSQEQFVLRGIIDGYLLYEDHIVLFDYKTDRYDQPSLLRERYYSQMQLYAEALKKAYKIERVDCHLILLGGETIQVVHVF
- the ndk gene encoding nucleoside-diphosphate kinase, whose translation is MERTFFIIKPDAVARGLVGQVIERIERRGFNLEALSMMTASPELIAQHYEHLADKPFFLLLVQYMTSGPVIAGILTGPEVIKSWRDMMGATNPLQALPGTIRGDFATAPVDGIVANVVHGSDSAEAAEREIGLWLGK
- the lepA gene encoding translation elongation factor 4, translating into MNLEYLKKRQEKIRNFSIIAHIDHGKSTLADRILEKTETVSSREMQAQLLDSMDLERERGITIKLNAIELNYTAKDGETYIFHLIDTPGHVDFTYEVSRSLAACEGAILVVDAAQGIEAQTLANVYLALDNDLEILPIINKIDLPAADPERVRQEIEDVIGLDASEAVPTSAKAGIGIEEILEQIVEKVPAPTGDVEAPLQALIFDSVYDPYRGVILQVRIVNGVVKPGDTIQMMSNGKTFDVTEVGIFTPKAIGRDFLAVGDVGYIAASIKTVADTRVGDTVTLAENPASEPLAGYKQMNPMVFAGIYPIDSNKYNDLREALEKLQLNDASLQFEPETSQALGFGFRCGFLGLLHMDVIQERIEREFNIDLIMTAPSVVYHVNMTDGEMIDVANPSEFPDPTKIATIEEPYVKAQIMVPQEYVGAVMELAQRKRGDFVTMDYIDDNRVNVIYQIPLAEIVFDFFDKLKSSTRGYASFDYEISEYRSSKLVKMDILLNGDKVDALSFIVHKEFAYERGKIIVDKLKKIIPRQQFEVPIQAAIGQKIVARSDIKALRKNVLAKCYGGDVSRKRKLLEKQKAGKKRMKAIGSVEVPQEAFLSVLSMDEDDKK
- a CDS encoding YkgJ family cysteine cluster protein; translated protein: MKQEIDLEKYHQLALQKQAEHRKFLASLKKKPPKNLDKIVQQVHTEVFNEIDCTACANCCKTLGPLFTEADITRIAKYFKMRLPAFEEMYLRVDEDNDKVFKSMPCPFLGGDNLCSIYDVRPKACREFPHTDRKKIYQINHLTMKNTLTCPAAYLFVEKLKTRV